A stretch of the Candidatus Edwardsbacteria bacterium genome encodes the following:
- a CDS encoding carboxypeptidase regulatory-like domain-containing protein, which yields MKKSLILTIIAAVFLTTTQGLRAEEINKNTLIPVNIYITTHDDVYKFNTLGVNIEELRDGYIEARISQAKIDELTSSGWKVEAREEERVDPKIISAYHDYSWMTAKLDSVCILYPGIARKYSMGLSQLGYTQWAFLITDNPDIDENEAEVRFTATIHGNEPVGTEMCLAMIDSLTQGYTLGTPEITALVDNREIWFVPMYNPDGNTNTSRSLNNGVDPNRNFPVPDGTIGDDLTYTNYIETQNFIDFWSKRRAVLSATYHGGALIANYPWDYLDSSVTPVLNPADLFLLKEVSLGYSRLNLPMYYTPDAPFAPANAADSGVIYGYTWYPVYGSLQDWSYHATSCVDITMEISSNKWPSASSLPAFWSDNREAMLYFIRQAGWGVQGIVTDSLTGLPINWASVVPFGIDKPVYTDTIGDYHRMLMTDQYDLAFTAIGYHEKWASDIRVRIDSVTNLDMQLAPILITGIVSDSDSGSPIPGALVEIVNLRSDTTDGIGAYQMRWNQDDYYSLRASATGYNTIIYDSLKFENDSTINFSLSTDSGVAGRPGVNVFITRLEQPYPNPGRSTTKFHFQLAASGQACLDIYDITGRRVKSLPQGTVPAGVVRPFTWDGSDQSGKKVSAGVYFCRLSALGIERSVRFIMLK from the coding sequence ATGAAGAAATCACTGATTCTGACAATAATCGCCGCGGTATTCCTCACGACTACACAGGGCCTCCGGGCCGAGGAGATCAACAAAAATACCCTGATCCCGGTGAATATATACATCACCACCCATGATGATGTTTATAAATTTAATACCCTGGGGGTGAACATCGAGGAACTGCGGGACGGCTATATTGAGGCCCGTATTTCCCAGGCCAAGATAGATGAGCTTACTTCTTCAGGTTGGAAGGTGGAGGCCAGGGAAGAGGAAAGGGTCGATCCCAAGATCATCTCGGCCTATCATGACTATTCTTGGATGACGGCCAAGCTGGATTCGGTATGCATCCTTTATCCTGGCATTGCCAGAAAATACAGCATGGGTCTTAGCCAGCTGGGTTATACTCAATGGGCCTTTTTGATCACTGACAATCCGGATATTGATGAGAACGAGGCCGAGGTAAGGTTCACGGCCACCATTCACGGGAACGAGCCGGTGGGCACCGAGATGTGCCTGGCCATGATCGACTCTTTGACCCAGGGATATACCCTGGGAACTCCGGAGATCACCGCATTGGTTGATAACCGGGAGATATGGTTTGTGCCCATGTATAATCCGGACGGCAACACAAACACAAGCCGAAGTTTAAACAATGGGGTGGATCCAAATCGAAATTTCCCAGTGCCTGACGGAACTATCGGCGATGACTTAACATATACAAATTATATTGAAACGCAAAATTTCATTGATTTCTGGAGCAAGAGACGGGCAGTATTGTCGGCTACTTATCACGGAGGGGCGCTGATCGCCAATTATCCCTGGGATTATTTAGATTCTTCTGTAACACCGGTTTTAAATCCAGCAGATTTATTTTTACTTAAAGAAGTTTCTCTTGGATATAGCCGGCTTAATCTGCCAATGTATTATACGCCAGATGCCCCTTTTGCACCCGCTAATGCAGCAGATAGCGGTGTGATATATGGTTATACCTGGTATCCGGTTTATGGTAGTTTACAGGATTGGTCGTACCATGCCACTTCCTGCGTTGATATAACCATGGAGATCTCATCCAATAAATGGCCCTCGGCCAGTAGCCTGCCGGCATTTTGGAGCGACAACCGGGAGGCCATGCTTTATTTCATTCGCCAGGCCGGCTGGGGCGTGCAGGGGATTGTCACCGACTCGCTGACCGGGCTGCCCATCAACTGGGCTTCGGTGGTCCCCTTCGGGATAGACAAGCCGGTCTACACCGACACCATCGGCGATTACCACCGGATGCTGATGACAGATCAGTACGATTTGGCTTTCACGGCCATCGGGTATCACGAAAAGTGGGCCTCCGATATCCGGGTAAGGATCGACAGCGTTACCAATCTGGACATGCAACTGGCGCCGATACTGATCACGGGCATTGTCAGCGATAGTGACAGCGGGAGCCCCATCCCCGGGGCGCTGGTGGAGATCGTCAACCTAAGAAGCGACACCACCGACGGCATCGGTGCCTACCAGATGCGCTGGAATCAGGACGACTATTACAGCCTGAGGGCCTCGGCCACGGGATATAACACCATCATCTACGACAGCCTGAAGTTCGAGAACGACAGCACCATCAATTTCAGCCTGTCCACCGACAGCGGAGTGGCCGGAAGGCCGGGGGTCAATGTCTTTATCACCCGGCTGGAACAGCCTTATCCCAATCCCGGCCGTTCTACGACTAAATTTCACTTCCAGCTGGCGGCCTCCGGTCAAGCTTGCCTGGATATTTATGATATTACGGGCCGCAGGGTAAAGAGCCTGCCCCAGGGAACCGTGCCGGCCGGAGTGGTCCGGCCCTTCACCTGGGACGGCAGCGATCAGTCAGGGAAAAAGGTTTCGGCCGGGGTCTATTTCTGCCGGCTGTCGGCTCTGGGCATCGAAAGATCGGTCCGATTCATCATGTTGAAATGA
- a CDS encoding DEAD/DEAH box helicase family protein, which translates to MPKKIKENIQELPKAVETVLPLAFVAVDIETTGLNWDRDQIIELGAVRVENGAVTARFQTLVHSERKVPPFIQGLTGITQAEIDEAPPLEGCAADLQQFVGELPLVFHNAQFDLKFLKAAMEIANPCWDTLSLARALLPDNKSHSLKNLCLAYGIDPGQAHRADDDAHSTALLFLKLYDHLLDLDLPMLQAMSHLALPFHRLLLSRAISETRQTGITADHKTDREKIPAGASAPRVDALDEVFGPDKRLAEVLGAGYESRQEQMDMARSVMEAFDNEEYLCVEAGTGTGKSLAYLAPAAIWSRLNNERVVISTHTKTLQEQLYGKDVPILRSAAGYFNAAVLKGRNNYLCWRRWQEVMLHPELFLTPDEREEALILCRWAGTTSGGDVAEHRGFSPGRAPGLWGKICSDHTACHNHRCKFVKKCFMAQARKRAEEADLVIVNHSLLFTDLVMPSGVLPDYQRVIIDEAHNIEKTATDFLGYNLDRWTVSRFLSGIFNRSPVESGLLPTLNHWLKKSGLNKDVVGSIEKSSLDVVQQILEAGKASDRFFKRKWELGDPKGRQEKRRYLEGDGFQQSVLDQSQELMSLLDRLTDSLSLLNQWLADVEAADSDELDTLRQEISGRSLEARNINNTLGKLATADDKGYIFWMEPGDRNHGIKLVAGPLEVGQVLAKILFPRVKTAVFTSATLAVDGKFDFFKNRVGLSLVDQDRVICSALASPFDFNKQAAIFVPTYLPSPKLPDYDKAFNDMVQEVLESTKVGTLVLFTAFDQLKRSYQQVQESGNLKVLAQWLDGNPAQLVERSLNEKDTIIFGTNSFWEGVDLPGQACELLIIARLPFSVPSDPLVSARCQAIEQAGGSSFNQYLLPEAVIRFRQGFGRLIRSRTDFGAVVVGDSRITATEYGKVFIRSLPKMPLFICRDLDELLENL; encoded by the coding sequence ATGCCGAAAAAGATAAAAGAAAATATTCAAGAGCTGCCTAAGGCGGTGGAGACTGTTCTGCCCCTCGCCTTTGTTGCGGTGGACATCGAGACCACCGGCCTTAACTGGGACCGGGACCAGATCATCGAACTGGGTGCGGTCAGGGTGGAGAACGGGGCGGTAACCGCCCGGTTTCAAACCCTGGTCCATTCCGAGCGGAAGGTGCCGCCGTTCATCCAGGGGCTAACCGGCATCACCCAGGCCGAGATAGACGAAGCTCCGCCCCTGGAGGGGTGCGCCGCTGATCTCCAGCAGTTCGTGGGGGAATTGCCGCTGGTGTTCCATAACGCTCAGTTCGACCTGAAATTTCTTAAAGCCGCCATGGAGATCGCCAATCCCTGCTGGGATACCCTAAGCCTGGCCCGGGCCCTGCTTCCCGATAACAAAAGCCACAGCTTAAAGAACCTTTGCTTGGCTTACGGGATCGATCCCGGGCAGGCCCACCGGGCCGACGACGACGCCCATTCCACCGCTTTGCTGTTCCTTAAGCTTTATGACCATCTGCTGGACCTGGATCTGCCGATGCTGCAGGCGATGTCGCACCTGGCCCTGCCGTTCCACCGCCTGCTGCTGAGCCGGGCGATATCGGAGACCAGGCAGACCGGCATCACGGCCGATCATAAAACAGACCGGGAGAAAATTCCGGCCGGCGCGTCGGCCCCCAGGGTCGATGCCCTGGACGAGGTCTTCGGCCCGGATAAACGACTGGCCGAGGTCCTGGGGGCGGGCTACGAATCCCGCCAGGAGCAGATGGACATGGCCCGTTCGGTGATGGAGGCCTTTGACAATGAGGAGTATTTGTGCGTGGAGGCCGGCACCGGCACCGGCAAGAGCCTGGCCTATCTGGCCCCGGCGGCCATCTGGTCTCGCCTGAACAACGAGAGGGTGGTGATCTCCACCCACACCAAGACCCTCCAGGAGCAGCTTTACGGCAAGGACGTGCCGATCCTGCGTTCGGCCGCCGGATATTTCAACGCTGCCGTGCTCAAAGGCCGGAACAATTATCTGTGCTGGCGCCGCTGGCAGGAGGTGATGCTGCACCCCGAGCTATTTTTGACCCCGGATGAAAGGGAGGAGGCCCTGATCCTGTGCCGGTGGGCCGGGACCACGTCCGGCGGGGATGTCGCCGAGCACCGGGGGTTCTCCCCCGGCCGGGCGCCCGGATTGTGGGGCAAGATCTGCTCCGACCATACCGCCTGCCATAACCACCGCTGCAAATTCGTTAAGAAATGCTTCATGGCGCAGGCCAGGAAAAGGGCCGAGGAAGCCGACCTGGTGATCGTCAACCATTCCTTGCTTTTCACCGACCTGGTGATGCCCAGCGGGGTACTGCCGGATTACCAGCGGGTGATAATCGACGAGGCCCACAACATCGAGAAGACGGCCACCGACTTTCTGGGATACAACCTGGACCGCTGGACGGTGTCCCGGTTCCTGTCCGGGATATTCAACCGGAGCCCGGTGGAGTCCGGCCTGCTGCCGACCCTGAATCACTGGCTGAAAAAATCCGGCCTCAACAAGGACGTGGTTGGATCCATCGAGAAATCATCGCTGGATGTAGTCCAGCAGATACTGGAGGCCGGCAAAGCCTCGGACCGGTTCTTCAAACGGAAGTGGGAGCTGGGCGATCCCAAGGGCCGGCAGGAGAAAAGGCGCTATCTGGAGGGCGACGGCTTCCAGCAATCGGTGCTGGACCAGTCCCAGGAGTTGATGTCTCTTTTAGACCGGCTGACCGATTCCCTGAGTCTGTTGAACCAGTGGCTGGCGGACGTGGAGGCGGCCGACTCCGACGAATTAGACACCCTGCGCCAGGAGATATCCGGCCGCAGCCTGGAGGCCAGGAATATCAACAACACCCTGGGCAAGCTGGCCACAGCCGATGACAAGGGCTACATCTTCTGGATGGAGCCGGGCGACCGCAATCACGGGATCAAGCTGGTGGCCGGGCCGCTGGAGGTGGGGCAGGTGCTGGCCAAGATCCTGTTCCCCCGGGTCAAGACGGCGGTGTTCACCTCGGCCACCCTGGCGGTGGACGGAAAATTCGATTTCTTCAAGAACCGGGTAGGGCTGTCGCTGGTGGACCAGGACCGGGTGATCTGCTCCGCTTTGGCGTCGCCCTTCGACTTCAATAAACAGGCGGCCATCTTCGTGCCCACCTATCTGCCGTCGCCCAAACTGCCGGATTACGATAAGGCCTTCAACGATATGGTCCAGGAAGTGCTGGAGTCCACAAAGGTGGGGACCCTGGTGCTGTTCACCGCCTTCGATCAATTAAAGAGAAGCTACCAGCAGGTGCAGGAGAGCGGCAACCTGAAAGTTCTGGCCCAGTGGCTGGACGGCAACCCGGCCCAGTTAGTGGAGCGGTCGCTGAACGAGAAGGACACCATCATCTTCGGCACCAACAGTTTCTGGGAGGGGGTGGACCTGCCGGGCCAGGCCTGCGAACTGCTGATCATCGCCCGCCTGCCGTTCTCGGTGCCCAGCGATCCTCTGGTCAGCGCCCGCTGCCAGGCCATCGAGCAGGCCGGGGGCAGTTCCTTCAACCAGTACCTGCTGCCCGAGGCGGTGATCCGCTTCCGCCAGGGGTTCGGGAGACTGATTCGCAGCCGGACCGATTTCGGGGCGGTGGTGGTGGGCGACAGCCGGATAACCGCCACCGAATACGGCAAGGTCTTTATCCGGTCACTGCCCAAGATGCCGCTGTTCATCTGCCGGGATCTGGATGAGTTGCTGGAGAATTTGTAG
- a CDS encoding DUF4145 domain-containing protein: MDNKLGKQVLKTIVIVCPNSNCREASITAYLGSYTDVIGGFGTKEKDEPPHSVWPLRPQAKIKIYPDYVPEVIIKDYQEACLIKNFSPKASATLSRRCLQGMIRGVWDVKKNRLVDEIDALKNKIDALSWEAIDSIRHIGNIGAHMEKDINLILEVEPKEAELLIGLIETLITEWYVNKHEREARMNKIIEVAKNKI, from the coding sequence ATGGATAATAAATTAGGCAAACAGGTGTTAAAAACAATTGTGATTGTTTGTCCTAACAGTAATTGTAGAGAAGCGTCTATTACTGCTTATCTTGGTTCTTATACAGACGTAATAGGTGGTTTTGGAACGAAAGAAAAAGACGAACCACCGCATTCGGTGTGGCCATTGCGTCCACAAGCAAAAATAAAGATATATCCTGACTATGTGCCGGAAGTAATTATTAAAGATTATCAAGAAGCATGTTTAATTAAGAATTTTTCGCCAAAAGCATCTGCCACACTTTCAAGAAGATGTCTTCAAGGCATGATCAGAGGTGTGTGGGATGTTAAAAAAAATAGGTTAGTTGATGAAATTGATGCCTTGAAGAATAAAATTGATGCCTTAAGTTGGGAAGCAATAGACAGTATAAGACATATCGGCAATATTGGCGCCCATATGGAAAAAGATATTAATCTTATTTTAGAAGTTGAACCTAAAGAAGCTGAACTTTTAATAGGTCTAATTGAAACGTTAATTACCGAATGGTATGTAAATAAACATGAACGTGAAGCAAGAATGAATAAAATCATCGAAGTTGCTAAAAATAAAATATAA
- the rpmE gene encoding 50S ribosomal protein L31, giving the protein MRKGIHPKYETTTITCACGNVIDTKSTTKEIRVEICSSCHPYFTGKQKLMDTAGRVERFNKRYRKEGTAVKEETAVKKEAAVKPEVVVKKEIVVKPEAAPKKEAAAKKAAAPKKETVAKKK; this is encoded by the coding sequence ATGAGAAAAGGCATCCATCCCAAGTACGAGACTACCACCATCACCTGCGCCTGTGGCAACGTGATCGATACCAAATCCACCACCAAGGAAATCCGGGTGGAGATATGCTCCAGCTGTCATCCCTATTTCACCGGCAAACAGAAACTGATGGACACCGCCGGCCGGGTGGAACGTTTCAACAAGCGTTACCGCAAGGAAGGCACAGCGGTCAAAGAGGAAACGGCTGTCAAGAAAGAAGCCGCCGTCAAACCGGAAGTTGTCGTCAAGAAGGAAATAGTCGTCAAGCCGGAAGCAGCCCCCAAGAAGGAAGCGGCCGCCAAGAAAGCAGCAGCCCCCAAGAAGGAAACTGTCGCCAAGAAAAAATAG
- the thiC gene encoding phosphomethylpyrimidine synthase ThiC produces the protein MRHCRAVCFLTFKLQCRIILLRDLNERECQVINLNESILKRIAEEEKVPFEHIKNGVEQGTIVVPMNKNHRLLKPCAVGAGMRIKVNANIGTSQDLSDLAGELEKLKAAIGAGADAIMDLSTGGDIDAIRREIINQCPVPLGTVPIYQAAIEAAAKKKSLVEMTPDEIFAVIEKQAQDGVDFITVHCGVNLQSVARYKEEGRVTGVVSRGGAFMIEWMNFNKAENPLYSQFDRLLDICKEHNVTLSLGDGFRPGCVADATDRAQLEELLILGELVDRARQAGVQAMVEGPGHVSMDQIETNIKIQKEICKGAPFYVLGPLVTDIAPGYDHITAAIGGAWAAYFGADFLCYVTPSEHLRLPTLEDVREGVIVLRIAAHAADLAKKAPGAADWDRAMSQARKKLDWKKQIELSINPPYARQVFESAPQKESGVCTMCGEFCAMKKMNEVLDDKK, from the coding sequence ATGAGGCATTGCCGGGCCGTGTGTTTCTTGACTTTTAAGCTGCAATGTCGTATCATTCTTCTTCGGGATTTAAACGAAAGGGAGTGCCAGGTGATAAATTTAAACGAATCCATCTTAAAACGCATTGCCGAAGAGGAAAAGGTTCCTTTTGAGCATATAAAAAATGGCGTGGAGCAGGGGACCATCGTGGTTCCCATGAACAAGAACCACCGTCTGCTCAAACCCTGCGCGGTGGGAGCCGGGATGCGGATAAAGGTCAACGCCAACATCGGGACTTCGCAGGACCTGTCGGACCTGGCCGGCGAGTTGGAGAAGCTGAAGGCGGCCATAGGAGCCGGGGCCGATGCCATCATGGACCTGTCCACCGGCGGGGATATCGACGCCATCCGGCGGGAGATCATCAATCAATGCCCGGTTCCGCTGGGCACGGTGCCCATCTACCAGGCGGCCATCGAGGCCGCCGCCAAAAAAAAATCCTTAGTGGAGATGACGCCCGACGAGATCTTTGCGGTCATCGAGAAGCAGGCCCAGGACGGGGTGGATTTCATCACCGTCCATTGCGGGGTCAACCTGCAATCGGTGGCCCGCTACAAGGAGGAGGGCCGGGTGACCGGGGTGGTCAGCCGGGGTGGGGCTTTTATGATAGAATGGATGAATTTCAACAAGGCCGAGAATCCGCTATACAGCCAGTTCGACCGCCTGCTGGACATCTGCAAGGAACATAACGTCACCTTAAGCCTGGGGGACGGCTTCCGTCCCGGCTGTGTGGCCGATGCCACCGACCGGGCCCAGTTAGAGGAACTGCTGATCCTGGGCGAGCTGGTGGACCGGGCCCGCCAGGCCGGGGTCCAGGCCATGGTGGAGGGGCCGGGGCATGTTTCCATGGACCAGATCGAGACCAATATTAAAATTCAAAAGGAGATATGCAAGGGGGCGCCGTTCTACGTGCTGGGACCGTTAGTCACCGATATCGCCCCGGGGTACGATCATATCACCGCGGCCATCGGCGGGGCCTGGGCGGCCTACTTCGGGGCGGACTTCCTGTGTTATGTGACGCCGTCGGAGCATCTGCGTTTGCCCACCCTGGAGGACGTCCGGGAAGGGGTGATAGTCCTGCGGATAGCGGCCCACGCGGCCGACCTTGCCAAAAAAGCGCCCGGCGCGGCGGACTGGGACCGGGCCATGTCCCAGGCCAGAAAGAAGCTGGACTGGAAGAAGCAGATAGAACTGTCCATCAACCCGCCGTACGCCCGGCAGGTGTTCGAATCGGCTCCCCAAAAGGAGTCCGGGGTCTGCACCATGTGCGGGGAATTCTGCGCCATGAAAAAGATGAACGAAGTGCTGGACGACAAAAAGTAA